A region from the Aphis gossypii isolate Hap1 chromosome 1, ASM2018417v2, whole genome shotgun sequence genome encodes:
- the LOC114132920 gene encoding transmembrane protein 11, mitochondrial, with the protein MLSYEIINQEDTAIIREVYDNDNSQEMFEQELDNALEAGYKYIIIEPTQLADETVRWITVGNFLSQTAIISSALSAGTAYFWTSKPFIYGPLCMTSFVCTGLYMISWQFDPCCKYQVHKDPRLKSLQKEDNTPSLPVVIERGSDTKRKIVHTSVTVVSTAYCMWKLYEYCK; encoded by the exons ATGTTATCCTACga aataataaaccaAGAAGATACTGCTATAATAAGAGAAGTCTACGACAATGACAACTCGCAAGAGATGTTTGAACAGGAACTGGATAATGCTTTAGAGGCTGgctacaagtatattattattgaaccaaCTCAACTGGCTGATGAAACTGTCAGATGGATTACTGTTGGCAATTTTCTTTCTCAAACGGCTATCATATCTAGTGCTTTGTCTGCAGGAACAG cTTATTTTTGGACATCCAAGCCATTTATATATGGCCCCTTGTGCATGACTTCGTTTGTGTGCACTGGACTGTATATGATCTCGTGGCAGTTTGATCCATGCTGCAAGTATCAGGTGCACAAGGATCCAAGATTGAAGTCACTCCAAAAGGAAGACAACACTCCTTCATTGCCAGTGGTTATAGAACGTGGCAGTGATACCAAGAGGAAAATTGTACACACATCAGTAACAGTTGTGTCAACTGCTTATTGTATGTGGAAGCTATATGAATATTGCAAATAA
- the LOC114132918 gene encoding dehydrogenase/reductase SDR family protein 7-like has protein sequence MSDAHATPIAWQYVCCSLPILIPMSVYVLKKCFNNRYRTLNSKVVLITGASSGLGETLAHEFYSHGCALILTGRSSNELERVKNDLLSRSDIKNVNKPCILVLDLIDQSTIEVVSQKVLGVFGRVDILINNAGISYRGRAEATMAEVDYKVMLVNYFGQVALTKAILPSMIHHKSGHIIAISSVQGKIAVPFRSAYTASKHALQAFFDTLRAEISHHKVKVTVVSPGYIQTNLSLNALTGSGSKYGVMDESTMSGYSAEYVAQRIVDAVVNDEQEVIIAPFYARLAIGLRYVWPRFYFWIMKCRADRQASQKM, from the exons ATGTCCGATGCTCACGCCACTCCGATTGCCTGGCAATACGTTTGTTGTTCTCTGCCAATCCTAATACCGATGTCAGTTTACGTGCTTAAGAAGTGTTTCAATAACAGATATCGTACTCTCAACTCAAAG GTTGTACTTATTACAGGTGCCAGTTCTGGATTGGGTGAGACATTAGCCCATGAATTTTATTCTCATGGCTGTGCATTAATTTTAACGGGACGTAGCAGCAATGAATTAGAACGAgtcaaaaatgatttattaagcCGAAGTGat ATTAAGAATGTTAACAAACCATGTATTCTCGTCTTGGATCTCATTGACCAATCAACAATAGAAGTAGTTAGTCAAAAAGTTTTAGGAGTTTTTGGCCGTGTAGATATTCTCATCAACAATGCTGGCATCAGCTATAGGGGTAGAGCTGAAGCAACAATGGCTGAAGTCGATTATAAAGTAATGTTGGTCAACTATTTTGGCCAAGTTGCTTTAACtaaag ccaTATTGCCTAGTATGATTCACCACAAAAGTGGACATATAATAGCAATTAGTAGTGTTCAAGGAAAAATTGCTGTTCcatttag atcgGCATATACTGCATCTAAACATGCTTTACAAGCATTCTTTGATACTCTCAGAGCTGAAATATCACATCATAAGGTAAAAGTAACCGTTGTAAGTCCTGGGTACATCCAAACAAATTTGTCGTTGAATGCATTAACTGGATCTGGATCAAAATATGGTG TTATGGATGAATCTACAATGTCTGGATACTCGGCTGAATATGTTGCTCAACGAATAGTAGATGCTGTTGTTAACGATGAACAAGAGGTCATCATTGCTCCATTTTATGCTCGTTTAGCTATCGGCCTGCGTTATGTATGGccacgattttatttttggataatGAAATGTAGGGCTGACCGTCAAGCTAGTCAGAAAATGTAG